The genomic region TACGACTTGGTGAGGTCGGATGCCTCGAGAATCACGGTCATGCATCCACCATCGCGCACGGCGACGTGCTCCGCGTCAGGCGTCGGGCTGATCCGCGTCATCCCGTGGGTTGAGCCACACCGCGGGTTGAGGAGCACGCCGTGGGCGCACCGTGGCCGTCCCGCGGGTTGAGGAGCACGCCGTGGGCGCGCGTCTCGAAACCCGACGCCCAGCGGGCTGGTTTCGAGACGCGCCTGCGGCGCTCCTCAACCGGCGGCGGCGCGGGGACGGTCAGAGGCGTCAGGCGACGGGCACCAGGCAGGTGGGCGAGCCGGTGGGCACCGTGGTGTCGAGCACGGGCATCCCGTCGCGCAGTCGGAACACGGCGATGTCCTCGCTGAGTTGGTTCGCCACGTAGAGACGGTCGCCGAGCTGCAGATGATGCCGTGGCCAGTTCCCCCCGCAGTCGACGTTCGCGACCGGCACGAGCGCGGCGCCGGCATCCCGAACCTCGAGCACGCCGACGACGTTCGCCCCGCGCACGGTGACGTGCACGTGCCCGTCGCCGTCGTACGAGATGTGCGCGCCCGCGTTGCCGTTGCGCTCGTAGGGTTCGAACGCGTGCACCACAGATGCCACGCCCAGCTCCCCTGGCTCCAGCACCACGACCTCGTTCGAGTACTCCGTCACCACGTAGACGTGTCCGCTCGGGTGCAGCACCATGTGCCGTGGCCCGCTGCCGAAGGGCAGCACGGTCTCGCCGATCAGCTCGAGAGCGGCACCGTGCTCGTCGCGCGCCGGCTGCCAGATGCGCACGGTGTCGTGCCCGAGATCGGTGGTCAGCACCCGCCCGTCGGGCAGGAACAGTGAGGAGTGCGCCCTGCTCGGCCGCGGCTCCTCGGCGATCTCACGGTACGGGTCGACGGATGCCTCCGCCTCCGCCCGCCCGACGATCGCTCCGCTCCCGTCGAGCTCGTAGACGAGCACCCGCCCGTCGCCCCAGCACGTCGCGACCGCGTACCCGCCGTCGGCCGCGACGGCCACGTGACACACGGCCTCGCCCGCGTCGAGGGCGTCGCCGAGCGGCTCGAGATCGCCGGTGTCAGTGACGCGGAACGCCCGGAAGCGTGCGGCGAACTCCTCCACGGCGTAGACCACGGGGAGGGTCGGGTGCGTGGCCACGAACGACGGCGAGTCCGACGCCGCCGCCGTGCGCATGCCCGTGATCGCTCCGCCGTCGTCGAGCGTCACGCGCGCGATGCCGCGTCCGTGCCCGCCGGAATCCGCCGTGTAGGTGCCGAGCCAGAGTGATGAGGACATGTCACCAGTGTGCCGGACGCGCCGGTGGCTGTCGCACGCGGCATCGCCGCGCCGCCGTCACGCCTCTGTCGCCTCACCGTCACGACGCCCACGACGAATTGCTGGCACACGTGGCCCGTTGGGTCGGGCGAGAGCGGACGCCCCCGCCGGCGGGCCCACGTAGCGACCGCGCGGGCGCAGCCGCAGCGGGCGCTGCCCGTACTCGTCGAGGGCGTGGGCGATCCAGCCGGCCATGCGGCCGACGGCGAAGACGGCGGCGCCGGCGTCGGCGGGCATCCCGGCGGCCGTCGTCAGCGCGGCGAGCGCGAGGTCGACGTTCGGGCGCCTGCCCGTGTGGGCGGCGACCTCCGTGGCGAGGCGGTCGACGGCATCCATCACCGCTGCGCCGTTCGGCAGCTCGGCGACGAGTGGCAGCAGGATGCCCGCGCGTGCGTCGATCCCCTGGTAGAGCGGCTGCCCGAAGCCGGGAGCCGGGCGGCCGGTGCGTGCCACGGTCTGCGCGAGGGCGGTGCGGGCATCCTCGCCCCCGAGCACGAGTGCGATCAGCTCGGAGGCCGCGCCGCTCGCGTTGCCGTGCAGCGCGGAGTCCAGCGCGCCGAGTCCGCTCGAGACCACGGCGTACGGGGTCGCGTGGGCGGATGCCGCCGCGCGCGCCGCCAGCGTCGACACCGCCAGATCGTGGTCGACGAGCAGCACGAGCGCAGCGCCGAGTGCGCGCCGCTCGCGCGCGCTCGCCCCGCGCCCCGTGAACGCGCGCCACAGGGCGTCTGCGACACCCTGTGCCGGCCGAGACGTCAAAGAATGCGATGCGCTCGCTCCTCTGACCGCGTTTTTCGACGTCTCGGCGGCCGTGGCGCGCGCGCTCGGGCGCGACGCGACCGCGCTCAGGGATGCGACGACTCCGGCGATCAGGCGTGCGGCCGTGGCGCGCACGGTGGTCGGGTCGAGGTCGTGCCGAGTGGGGTCGGCGGCGCCGAGCGCCGGCACCGACACCTGGATGCGGTCCAGCGCCGATGCCGACGGGCCGAGTGCGGCGACAGCTGTGGCGGCCGCACGAACGCCGACCGGGTCGGCGACGAATCCGTCGTCAGGACTCGCCTCCGACTGCTCGCCCCACAGCCAGCGGGCGACGGATTCATACGAGTGTCCGAGGGCGAGCTCGGCCGCCGGCTCACCCCGGAAGAACAGCTCGCCGTCCTCGATCAGTGCGATGTCGGTGTCGAGCACCATCAGCGGGGATCCGGAGAAGCCGGGCGAGCCCGCCTCCGTCGAGCGCGGCGTCGACGGCCTGCGCGAGCTCGCGAACTCCTCGACCTCGAGGGGATCGAACGTCGACCCGTTCGCGTCCCGCTGCCGCGAGAGAAGCCCTCGCGAGACGTATG from Humibacter ginsenosidimutans harbors:
- a CDS encoding lactonase family protein, with the protein product MSSSLWLGTYTADSGGHGRGIARVTLDDGGAITGMRTAAASDSPSFVATHPTLPVVYAVEEFAARFRAFRVTDTGDLEPLGDALDAGEAVCHVAVAADGGYAVATCWGDGRVLVYELDGSGAIVGRAEAEASVDPYREIAEEPRPSRAHSSLFLPDGRVLTTDLGHDTVRIWQPARDEHGAALELIGETVLPFGSGPRHMVLHPSGHVYVVTEYSNEVVVLEPGELGVASVVHAFEPYERNGNAGAHISYDGDGHVHVTVRGANVVGVLEVRDAGAALVPVANVDCGGNWPRHHLQLGDRLYVANQLSEDIAVFRLRDGMPVLDTTVPTGSPTCLVPVA
- a CDS encoding citrate synthase, whose translation is MATALPRLTAAQAAARLGVKQQTLYAYVSRGLLSRQRDANGSTFDPLEVEEFASSRRPSTPRSTEAGSPGFSGSPLMVLDTDIALIEDGELFFRGEPAAELALGHSYESVARWLWGEQSEASPDDGFVADPVGVRAAATAVAALGPSASALDRIQVSVPALGAADPTRHDLDPTTVRATAARLIAGVVASLSAVASRPSARATAAETSKNAVRGASASHSLTSRPAQGVADALWRAFTGRGASARERRALGAALVLLVDHDLAVSTLAARAAASAHATPYAVVSSGLGALDSALHGNASGAASELIALVLGGEDARTALAQTVARTGRPAPGFGQPLYQGIDARAGILLPLVAELPNGAAVMDAVDRLATEVAAHTGRRPNVDLALAALTTAAGMPADAGAAVFAVGRMAGWIAHALDEYGQRPLRLRPRGRYVGPPAGASALARPNGPRVPAIRRGRRDGEATEA